The following are from one region of the Sphingomonas oryzagri genome:
- a CDS encoding pirin family protein yields the protein MTLRPHDLDGIDMVILPPTRDLGDGFKVRRALPSAHRRMVGPFIFFDQMGPVAFRGGEGLDVHPHPHIGLATVTYLLDGEIMHRDSVGSVQAIRPGEVNWMTAGSGIAHSERSPEELRAGGPSLYGLQTWVALPTAYEETAPSFSHHKAHEIPSIEADGVTLTLIAGTSDGLASPVKTFSDMVYADIQLNAGARYRVKAEHIERCFYVIEGHVAVEGQTGGFDPHELVVLKPGAEIVLSATNGPARLMLAGGEPFPEKRNIYWNFVHSDPERIEQAKRDWHEQRFAPVPDEHEFIPLPEEPQPVRYP from the coding sequence ATGACGCTCCGCCCGCACGACCTCGACGGCATCGACATGGTGATCCTGCCGCCCACCCGCGATCTGGGCGACGGCTTCAAGGTGCGCCGCGCGCTCCCCTCCGCCCATCGCCGGATGGTCGGCCCCTTCATCTTCTTCGACCAGATGGGGCCGGTCGCCTTCAGGGGCGGCGAGGGGCTGGACGTGCACCCGCACCCGCATATCGGCCTCGCCACCGTCACCTACCTGCTCGACGGCGAGATCATGCACCGCGACTCGGTGGGTTCGGTGCAGGCGATCCGGCCGGGCGAGGTGAACTGGATGACGGCAGGCTCCGGCATCGCCCATTCCGAGCGCTCGCCGGAGGAACTGCGCGCGGGCGGCCCGAGCCTCTACGGCCTGCAGACCTGGGTGGCGCTACCCACCGCCTATGAGGAGACGGCCCCGTCCTTTTCCCACCACAAGGCGCACGAAATTCCCAGCATCGAGGCCGATGGCGTGACGCTGACGCTGATCGCCGGCACGTCGGACGGGCTCGCCTCGCCGGTGAAGACCTTTTCGGACATGGTCTATGCCGACATCCAGCTGAATGCCGGCGCCCGCTACCGGGTGAAGGCCGAGCATATCGAGCGCTGCTTCTACGTGATCGAGGGCCATGTCGCAGTCGAAGGCCAGACCGGCGGGTTCGATCCGCATGAGCTGGTGGTATTGAAGCCCGGCGCCGAGATCGTGCTGAGCGCCACCAATGGCCCCGCCCGGCTGATGCTGGCCGGCGGCGAGCCTTTCCCCGAGAAGCGCAACATCTACTGGAACTTCGTCCATTCCGATCCGGAGCGGATCGAGCAGGCCAAGCGCGACTGGCACGAGCAGCGCTTCGCGCCCGTGCCCGACGAGCACGAGTTCATCCCGCTACCGGAGGAGCCGCAGCCGGTCCGCTATCCGTGA
- a CDS encoding pirin family protein, which yields MIELRPFASLGGENHGWLNAKHHFSFAGYHDQARMNWGNLRVWNDDVIAPKSGFPPHPHRDMEIITYVRTGAITHKDSLGNTGRTEAGDVQVMSAGTGITHAEYNLEDVATTLFQIWILPTRGGEKPSWGARPFPKGERAGKFVTLASGFANDDEALPIRTDARVVAATLKAGETADYPLGADRRAYLVPATGAVEIDGVRVNARDGAAIADVETLRVTAIEDSELVLVDAA from the coding sequence ATGATCGAGCTCCGCCCCTTCGCCAGCCTCGGTGGCGAGAACCATGGCTGGCTCAATGCCAAGCACCATTTCTCCTTCGCCGGCTATCACGATCAGGCCCGGATGAACTGGGGCAATCTCCGCGTCTGGAACGACGACGTGATCGCCCCCAAATCAGGCTTCCCGCCGCATCCGCACCGCGACATGGAGATCATCACCTATGTCCGCACCGGCGCGATCACGCACAAGGACAGCCTGGGCAACACAGGCCGCACGGAGGCCGGCGACGTACAGGTGATGTCCGCCGGCACCGGCATCACGCACGCGGAATACAATCTGGAAGATGTGGCGACCACGCTCTTCCAGATCTGGATCCTGCCGACCCGCGGCGGCGAGAAACCGAGCTGGGGCGCCCGTCCCTTCCCCAAGGGCGAGCGGGCCGGAAAGTTCGTGACCCTCGCCTCCGGTTTCGCGAATGACGACGAGGCGCTGCCGATCCGCACCGACGCACGCGTCGTCGCGGCGACGCTGAAGGCGGGCGAGACGGCCGACTATCCGCTGGGCGCGGATCGCCGGGCGTACCTCGTCCCCGCCACCGGCGCGGTGGAGATCGACGGTGTGCGGGTCAACGCCCGCGACGGCGCCGCGATCGCCGACGTCGAGACGCTGCGCGTCACCGCGATCGAGGACAGCGAACTGGTTCTCGTCGACGCGGCGTGA